The following is a genomic window from Bacillus sp. FJAT-52991.
CTATATCAAGGTCCAGATGAAATCATAAAAATCGCCCACAATGCACTACAAGGCAAAGTAGAGGTAACCCCATTATATAAAGATAGATATGGTGAGTGGAAAACCAGCTTTGCGCCAGTATTTGACCACTCTGGACAAGTGCTAGCACTCATTGGCTATGATTATAGCAAGGAGTATATTGATTCTGAATTAAGAAAAATGGGAAGAGTATTAAAGATTCATATTTGAATTTTCATTAATCAAAAGAAGAACCTTGAATAACACCATCATGTTAATAACTCAAGGTTCTTCTTTCATAAGCTAAAAAACACCAAAAAAACTTCTTTTTCTTTCGACATTTACTGAAAGGTAGCTTCTTAACAGAAAAAATACACGGCAGCAGGCCGTGTATTTTGTTTTTATTGAATATTTAAATGTTGTTTTAACATATCAGAAACGCGTTCTTTTTCTTCGTCAGACACTAGATAGTAGTAGACACCGTCCATTTTTTCGCCTGTTCCTTTGATCGTTTCTTGCTGTATGTTGTGTCTTGCTGAGGCGTAGTTCTTTTGGATGTTCATCATTTCGTCTACTGTTAAATTTGTCTGAACGTTCTTTTCTAATGCGCCCAAAATTTCATTGTATTTCAAAATAGATGTCATGCTAGCCCCTTTGTCGAGGATACCTTCAATGACTTGGCGTTGGCGGGCTTGTCGACCGAAGTCACCTTGTGGATCTTCATAGCGCATGCGTGTATACTTAAGTGCTTCTTCCCCGCTTAAAGTGATCTTTCCTTCTGGGAATGTCTCTCCATCATAGGTGAAAGCAAATGTATTTTCCACTTCAACGCCACCGACGGCATCGACTAAATCTTTAAAGCCATCCATGTTCATTTCCACATAGTAATCGACTGGCACATCTAGAAATTGTTCAACCGTTTTCGCCGACATATCCACTCCGCCAAAAGCGTACGCATGGTTAATCTTATCTTCGGTTCCTTTTCCTACGATTTCAACACGCGTGTCACGTGGAATACTTAACATCTTCACAGAGTTTTCCTGACCATTCACCGACATAAGCAACATTGTATCGGACCGACCTCGGTCTCCTTCTCGCTCATCCACTCCTAAAAGTAAAACGGTAAATGCTTCTTTATTCTTCAAGGAAACTTGTTCTTCGCGCTTTTCAGATTTCTGTAACGCATTTTTATTTACAATGCCATCTAAAGCGTTATTGATAACCGAATACGCGGCGAAAATAGTTCCTCCTCCAATGGCTAATATGAGCAATAAAACAATGAGAAAAAGCTTTTTCTTATTTTTCTTTTTTCTGGACCTTGATCTTCTTTCCATTCAAAGTATGCTCCTTTATAAATGTAGGTACTATAATATAGCATATCACCTTACATTTTAGAATAGCATGAAAATGGAAATGAGCAATAAAAAATTTGATGAGAGGTGCCTGTCACTCCTCGGTTTTTGTCAATTTTTGTTGATGGTTTTATCACCGGAGAAGATGGGCGACTGATCTTTGCTGATTGTCGCCCGATTTGTGATTATTCGCGCCTAATTAGAACCATTGGGCGACTAATTTTCTCTCCTTCACGCTCGATTATGACGGTTTCCCGACTGATTAGCGAAGCAGGAGCAAAATACTATCCACGACAGGCAGTTGGAATCGCAATATTGGACCGTTAAATAGTGCCGAAAAGAAGAGTGAATGGGTGCTCTTTTTTGATGCTCTATACTTTGACATTAGAATAGACAACGTTATTCTTTAATTCATTGATAAATTGCTTACACTTGCCTTCTGCTTCGGTGACGTTGTTTCCAGTGAAGATGACGTGACCACAATGATCGATACTTGATTTGAGCTTTGAGATTTCTTGATTTTCTGATAGGTTTAAAGCAAAGTCTGCCGGTTGATATTTTTTGTTTAGTA
Proteins encoded in this region:
- a CDS encoding LCP family protein; this encodes MERRSRSRKKKNKKKLFLIVLLLILAIGGGTIFAAYSVINNALDGIVNKNALQKSEKREEQVSLKNKEAFTVLLLGVDEREGDRGRSDTMLLMSVNGQENSVKMLSIPRDTRVEIVGKGTEDKINHAYAFGGVDMSAKTVEQFLDVPVDYYVEMNMDGFKDLVDAVGGVEVENTFAFTYDGETFPEGKITLSGEEALKYTRMRYEDPQGDFGRQARQRQVIEGILDKGASMTSILKYNEILGALEKNVQTNLTVDEMMNIQKNYASARHNIQQETIKGTGEKMDGVYYYLVSDEEKERVSDMLKQHLNIQ